In Sebastes fasciatus isolate fSebFas1 chromosome 15, fSebFas1.pri, whole genome shotgun sequence, a genomic segment contains:
- the tbpl2 gene encoding TATA box-binding protein-like 2 isoform X2 — MQLCSSQPGTRSWSRSWSRSRSRSDGSSLMDESALERYFDDSIANDASFILGEELDLQGPAPSHLSTKAGPSGELGGEELDLSFLPDELGTQDGRSRHDDDIADSQTAVLDVSQDSGVGLDYNSQDSTAAAAESQQGSSMTGTGTGASPFCPMTPMTPMTPVTERSGIIPQLQNIVSTVNLGCPLDLKFIALQARNAEYNPKRFAAVIMRIREPRTTALIFSSGKMVCTGAKSEEQSRLAARKYARVVQKLGFAARFMDFKIQNMVASCDVCFPIRLEGLVLTHQQFSSYEPELFPGLIYRMVKPRIVLLIFVSGKVVLTVVC, encoded by the exons ATGCAGCTGTGCAGCTCTCAGCCTGGAACCAGGTCCTGGAGCAGGTCCTGGAGCAGGTCCAGGAGCAGGTCTGATGGTTCTTCACTCATGGACGAGTCGGCGTTGGAGCGGTACTTCGATGACTCCATTGCAAAT GACGCCAGCTTCATTCTGGGGGAGGAGCTGGACCTCCAGGGCCCCGCCCCCTCCCACCTGTCGACGAAGGCGGGGCCGAGCGGAGAGCTGGGGGGGGAGGAGCTCGACCTCAGCTTCCTACCCGATGAGCTTGGCACGCAGGACGGGCGCAGTCGCCACGACGACGACATAG CTGACAGTCAGACGGCAGTGCTGGACGTGTCTCAGGACAGCGGCGTCGGTCTGGACTACAACTCCCAGGattccacagcagcagcagctgaatcCCAGCAGGGGTCGTCCATGACGGGGACGGGGACAGGCGCCTCCCCCTTCTGTCCCATGACCCCGATGACCCCCATGACCCCTGTGACTGAGAGGTCAGGAATCATCCCACAACTACA gaACATCGTGTCCACAGTGAACCTGGGTTGTCCTCTGGATCTGAAGTTTATCGCCCTGCAGGCCAGAAACGCAGAGTACAACCCGAAG CGCTTTGCGGCCGTCATCATGAGGATCAGAGAGCCGCGAACCACCGCGCTCATCTTCAGCTCCGGGAAGATGGTCTGTACCGGAGCCAAgag tgaggAGCAGTCCCGGCTGGCAGCCAGGAAGTACGCTCGGGTGGTTCAGAAACTGGGTTTTGCTGCCCGCTTCATGGACTTTAAGATCCAGAACATGGTGGCGAGCTGTGACGTCTGCTTCCCCATCAGATTGGAGGGACTCGTCCTGACACACCAACAATTCAGCag TTATGAACCGGAGCTGTTTCCAGGTCTCATCTACCGCATGGTGAAGCCTCGCATCGTCCTGCTCATCTTCGTGTCGGGGAAAGTGGTTCTGACCG TCGTGTGTTAA
- the tbpl2 gene encoding TATA box-binding protein-like 2 isoform X1, whose protein sequence is MQLCSSQPGTRSWSRSWSRSRSRSDGSSLMDESALERYFDDSIANDASFILGEELDLQGPAPSHLSTKAGPSGELGGEELDLSFLPDELGTQDGRSRHDDDIADSQTAVLDVSQDSGVGLDYNSQDSTAAAAESQQGSSMTGTGTGASPFCPMTPMTPMTPVTERSGIIPQLQNIVSTVNLGCPLDLKFIALQARNAEYNPKRFAAVIMRIREPRTTALIFSSGKMVCTGAKSEEQSRLAARKYARVVQKLGFAARFMDFKIQNMVASCDVCFPIRLEGLVLTHQQFSSYEPELFPGLIYRMVKPRIVLLIFVSGKVVLTGAKERAEIYESFENIYPILRGFRKQ, encoded by the exons ATGCAGCTGTGCAGCTCTCAGCCTGGAACCAGGTCCTGGAGCAGGTCCTGGAGCAGGTCCAGGAGCAGGTCTGATGGTTCTTCACTCATGGACGAGTCGGCGTTGGAGCGGTACTTCGATGACTCCATTGCAAAT GACGCCAGCTTCATTCTGGGGGAGGAGCTGGACCTCCAGGGCCCCGCCCCCTCCCACCTGTCGACGAAGGCGGGGCCGAGCGGAGAGCTGGGGGGGGAGGAGCTCGACCTCAGCTTCCTACCCGATGAGCTTGGCACGCAGGACGGGCGCAGTCGCCACGACGACGACATAG CTGACAGTCAGACGGCAGTGCTGGACGTGTCTCAGGACAGCGGCGTCGGTCTGGACTACAACTCCCAGGattccacagcagcagcagctgaatcCCAGCAGGGGTCGTCCATGACGGGGACGGGGACAGGCGCCTCCCCCTTCTGTCCCATGACCCCGATGACCCCCATGACCCCTGTGACTGAGAGGTCAGGAATCATCCCACAACTACA gaACATCGTGTCCACAGTGAACCTGGGTTGTCCTCTGGATCTGAAGTTTATCGCCCTGCAGGCCAGAAACGCAGAGTACAACCCGAAG CGCTTTGCGGCCGTCATCATGAGGATCAGAGAGCCGCGAACCACCGCGCTCATCTTCAGCTCCGGGAAGATGGTCTGTACCGGAGCCAAgag tgaggAGCAGTCCCGGCTGGCAGCCAGGAAGTACGCTCGGGTGGTTCAGAAACTGGGTTTTGCTGCCCGCTTCATGGACTTTAAGATCCAGAACATGGTGGCGAGCTGTGACGTCTGCTTCCCCATCAGATTGGAGGGACTCGTCCTGACACACCAACAATTCAGCag TTATGAACCGGAGCTGTTTCCAGGTCTCATCTACCGCATGGTGAAGCCTCGCATCGTCCTGCTCATCTTCGTGTCGGGGAAAGTGGTTCTGACCG GAGCTAAAGAACGAGCTGAGATCTACGAATCGTTTGAGAACATTTATCCAATCCTGAGAGGGTTCAGGAAACAGTGA